The Oryzias latipes chromosome 9, ASM223467v1 region TACCCGTCATTCTCTGCATGACTCCATGATCCGTCAGCAGGCTGGTCTCCAATGACGGCGGACCGCTTCAGGTTTGGAAGCTTAGACCGGTTCTGCTCACATCAGCTCCACCTGCACCCGCCCAACGGAGCTCAGACAAATATGTAAACTTGATCAACTGAATCACTGATGAGAGCAAATCCACATAACAGTGAGATCAATTCATCCAAATCCTCCGCTTGTGCTCCTGTTAAACATCAGGAAGTCCTAATCAAAAAGATCCTGAAGGATCCACGAGGAAGAAAGCCACACTCAGGCAGACATCTTTAACATGACGTCAAAGCAGAGCGCCACCTGCTGATGCCGCCACCTGTTTCCTTCTAAATAAACTGATCCCAAAGTGATTACGGTacatcgctagaggagacacgcccacttgggaagcctggccaacggtggcggagcgtaacgccatcttggtgaggtcgtcaatcccacatgacaatgctttctatagcctttggtggcatctaagtagcttttatataatttacatttatatatatatacatagaaatatattttatatatatatataagcacATATGTtgttaaaaaggagaaacagtcagccttaaaagcttaaactttaatgaaacttacatagttgcaggacttcttacaaataaaataaatgacaaagaatttttaaaaataatttctgaacatttagaagttttagatcTCTGAcatataatttaaattatttagaaaagccccacaataaatcaattataatattaataaatcaataataagtcaacaataagTCCAAAAGTCAACAGTAGATTTACcgtactgattcatgtgagtcaTCAATTTGCTGTGTTTCTGGCTAAtattcatttttctgcttttagagTTGTGTAGTTTAGCAACATGACCTTGTCTTAAACAATAATAACTTTGAACAAGTAACTTCAACAAATCAAAGTATTGATTGTCAATGCCATATTGGCCGTCAGTGAAATGAACCTGTAAATTTAAAGTATCAAGAGCTCCAAACTCTAACTTGACCACGTTGATGATCACCTGCACGGGGCACATGCGCCTTGCTGAATGGATATTCTGGGACCCTTGAAGGTTCTCTCTACCCCTACAGGGATATCCAACACCTTGAGATGGAATAACAAGACCCCCCGTTGTCTTTCAGCTTCCCCAGGTGATACATTTCATTTAGCTGGAAACTTGAAGGTACGACACCAAACAGTCCAAACACTCATCCTATGTGACCTGAGTCCTAACCGTCCTAACCATGAAACCAGCAATATAGGCAACAATATTGACCAACAATTCCAAATGCAAAGGAAGGACCCATTTGCTGTAGTTATGTTCAAACACTGTAGACTCTTCCACAAAAGGTGACGGAGTATCCCGGTTGGTTTTGGATGTCTTGGAAGCTGTCAGGCACATTGTGTTGTCCTGACTGGCGATGTTGCCTCTTGAACCAGTTTTCACCCCACTGTGAACCAAAAGGCGCTCGAATGTGGCATTGAACTGCCCACATGTtgggttattctgacaaattcTGCAACAACTGAACTGAAAAaagtgagagcatttcacatatAATCCACCCTCTGTGCTAGAAGTAATTGTGGATGGAACTCTCCACACTGCCATGAACCAGCCTTCACTGCCATTAGTAATTACTGATGAAGTCAGACGACAAGAACTGTGACGTTTACATAGTTGCACGAACTGCAGGGCCAAAATCACACACTTGCACACCATAGTGAACAACTTAAAAATCAAGCCCTTGTACCTGCCCTCCGAATGACTTTGAAGAAAAGTTCTAGGTGATCCTGGCTGAGTTTATGTCAGGAGGAAACTTTGCATTTGTAGGACTTCGGGCACCAAAGCCAACAAACTTTCGATGTTTATGAGAAAACCCAAAACACTCATAAATctgaaataaaattatttaaataagatTACCAACAATGAATCAGTTTCTAAAGagcactgttttttaaattaagaatagTAAAGACGGTCTTCCTAATTCTTAATCGGAGGAACAGAATCCTAGTAAAGAAACATTTAGTTTCTCCAGAAGATGAAAAGTTAGTGTTACAGGTTTTTAGTAAACAACAGCATGAACTGATAGAAAATGAATTAATTGCTGATGAGGAAGTTAGATAACCTGCATGAGGAATGCATTGGAGTTCCTTCCGGGGCTTTCAATGACTACAAGAAAAGACAGATTTCCTGAAGTTTTACATTGAAATCTTCCCAAGTTTTTTCACTAATGAGTTTTTTGCTGCCAGGTCACTGCAAATTTCTAGAATTGAAGATGTCAAATAAAGGATCCAATATCTGCAAATAAACAAAGCAATGCTTTTAATGTTTGatactggattttttttagacaaCTCTCTATTCATGACCAGGATATTTCAAAATGATCTCAAGGAATTACGTGATGTCTCCTTAAGCGATGTAACTCATTGGTCTGAAACTACGTGATCAGACCCAACTTCTGATCATGTGATCAGATCAGGACATCTGTAGTCGCTGCACTAACctctttgtgttcatttgtgtgcAGGTCCAAGGACATTACTTTAGAAGGGCTTTCTCAAAAACGGTTTGGTTGTTTCTGAGATTGGAGCCATTTCTGTTTCACAGGGATGCAGTGACCTCAACTCTTTGGGTTTTTAGTAAAACAACTTCAACTTGTTGAGAACCACCAATGATTGTTTTCATGTTAACTTTCAGTTTTCTTACAGTTACTAATTCAACCCTCCTcctttatccgggcttgggaccggcagagTGCTTGTAGAAAGACACTCTGGCggagttactttttttgtgtgggaaGCCGGAGCACCCGGAGAAAAACCCACTAATGAATGGAAGAGCTCGCTAATTTAAAACtatgtgtttgcagttttttacaacattgtcttattttttttgtcttgtttgggTTAGTTTATTTTTAGCTGACCTGTCACTATAATACAGAAGTACAATGTACTATGTGGACGAGCTCATTTCCATTCTGTTAATAATATAgtctataatttattttttgtttaacttttcaGTTACTAATATTAAAGTACATTGTACTATCAGTGACTTTATTACTATTCtttatataatacatttttattcaattttatttacaattccacttttaaacattttaaatactaATACTAAAGTACATTCTACTGTGTCTGGCATCCTATCATGATGCTGTATCATCATCACCTCCTTCTGGGGATCAAAGTcctatttttttctacaatatCTGTTTTTACAGTAACTTGAACACAGGTGGCTCTGGGCTGAggagttgattctagaatttacttgagccaaaaaaaaaaaaaaaatttacttgAGCCAAGGGTGAAGCAGAATCTGTTCCAGACTGGGGCGCCTTCTTGGGTTTTGGATGAAGCATTGCTTCATAAAGTCTTTGCAGTCTTTGGAAAGGTTTTGCCTGAGTTGGAGCTTTTTCTCCATGAGTTTAGTTGAACTGAAGTTTTTGTTGTGGAGGCATTCAAACAGGACAATTCCCAGCTGCCACACTGTTGTGGGTCTAGCGCTGTACGTGTGTTCATACCACCATTCTGGAGGGGCGTGAATCTCTGTTCCATAAAAGGTGGTGTATTCTGAATGACTCTCTGTGAAGCAGCTGACTCCAAAGTCAATTAAACGGACTTGTGGGGCGCCTGAACTCATGTCTATCAAGATGTTTTCCACTTTGATGTCTCTGTGGAAAATCTTTTTGTCCTGAAGGGAAATGGCTGCTTTCACTAGTTGTTTCAGGATCATCTTGGcttctttttctccaaatgtATCTCTACACTCTTCAACGTAAGTCTGAAGATCCACGGCTGGCATTGGTCTCTCCAAAACCAGGATCAGCTCATGTGGCAGCACATACCAGTCTAGCAAGGCGATTGGTGCTCTGCTGCTGGGGGAGTGTGATGTTCCACTCCTGAGTTTCAGCATCACAGCCACTTCCCCAGATAACTGTCTTCCCTCTTCATCCACGTGTTTGCAGTACTGGTATTTATTGGGGACGTGTTTGATGGCAACGTCCAAATGATCTGATCTGCGATagccagcaaacacagatccacaACCTCCTTCACCGAGTGGATGCAGTTCTACATATTTAGCCTCAAATCTAAGCTTTGGGTTGTCTTCTTCAGCTGGGTTTCCTCTGAATCTTTTGTTCAGCGGTTGTTCCAGATAGCttgcttttctctttctgttatGGTCAGGAATATAGAATGCAGATTCATCCTTTAGGGAAGGAAACTCAAGGTCCCTTCTTCTCTTTGTCGGTGTTGCAGATTCTTTGTCATAGTcagagatttttcttttggcGCATCTTTGCTTGAGTTTAGCTTCATCATGAAATTGAACAATGACTTTTAGTGGGTCACTGTGAAATGGAGGATTTTGATGTTTGCTTCCAAGGAAAGCGACTTTCCTAAGAAAACTGCCCTGATTTTGAAACATGGTTTTCAAAAAGCTTTAACACTGAGAAGAGAAGAATTTCAGTCTTTAAAAAGACTACGAAGGTCTTCCTCTCTCAGTGAAGGCTCAGGGGAGTCAACCTGACTGGGTTAGCACCTCTATAAGAGCATTCGGTTGGTATAGTCATCATGATGTCATATAGCAGTTGGTCACATGCTGTATGTCATGTTGCCTAGCAACATGACTCTAAGGCATCATCAAAGGGCCTTGATGATGCCTTAGAGTCATTATGTCATGTTGCTAGGCAACGGAGCTTTTTTCTTAGGACAGAATTGGAATGATGCAATCACTAACAATGCATCAGTGCTCTCCAGCTGTTCAAAGAATGAGAAAAGTAAATGTTGAAAACagaattaagaaaaatatagaacgaaaaacgaaaaaagaacagaagaaaatgtaaagtaataaaacatacatttatagATAAACACATGTATTACACATAAACATTATTGCACTTCCATACTTCCTGAGGTCACCATCAGCTTCCTTTCCGGGTTGTTCCTCCTGTTTTCTTAGGAAGTGGAGACGCTGGGCCTTCTCCACTGCTGCTGTGGTGTTTTCAGTCCAGGAGAGATCCTCAGTGATCTGCACGTCCAGGTAGCTAAAAGAGTGAACCCTCTCCACACTGTCTCTATTTATGTACAGTGGGAGTCTGAAACTACGAGATCAGACCCAACTTCTGATCATGTGATCAGATCAGGACATCTGTAGTATCATTTGTGTGTTGGTTTATTATATCACTAATAAATAATACAGCATGTGCACTGTATCTGATTAatactaaatatttaaaacatattaGATTACTAATAATTAATATATAATTACTATAATTACTATAAACCGTAtcaataaaaaattgaatttgattCTGGAAATTACTGATGTTACACAGCTCCACTTtacacagttttgtttttttgtgtgtttttttcttttgttgctaaACTGCAGCTcttgtttttcacaaaatgatgaaaatgtttcagattaaagttaaattaaaggcttatttatttttaattgtagtAAGAATATGATCAACAGTCCGTGAAGGCCCTGAAGGCCTCATCACCACGGCAACAACAGCTTTTCAAAACTTCAGTTGAAGTGAGAACAGCAGGACATTttaagaaagagaagaagaagaaaagtctgCCGTTATGATGAACAACAAAGaaacttctatttttttagctcaaatcCAAAGTttggaggaggagcttcagaGGTAAACTCCAAACTCTTTTAGCAGGAAATCTTTGAGAAAGCAGTAGAAGAAGTTGTGGTCTTCTGTgttcctcctcctgcttcagATGCAGACTCCCACGTGAAAAGCTGAGGTCTGAGAACAGGCTGCTGTCAGCTCAGAGCTGCAGGCTGGAGGAAGACCGGAAGGACATGGAGCAGTTCCTGCCGCACCACTCCGCTGAGTTGGACAAGCAGATCCAGGACATGGAGGAgcggctgaagctgcagcagctcgCCCAGACACCAGAGCTGCAGgctctgaagctgcagctccaccaggagaagctgcagcttcaggagAGGATGGACCTGCTGAGCTCTGAGGTCACACAGCAAGGTGAGCATCCAACATGCTCCTCCATGGAAAGCTGCacacctcctctcctcctcatctgtcCTCCCTCCCAGCCGCTAGAatgaaggagcagcaggaggagctgaagcagcaggaggagttgaagcagcagctgcccggcgtggagcagcagctgctccaacGAAGATCTAAAGTCCAATCTGCTAAACTACAGCTGTGTTCAGATCCCAAACAGTAAAGCTGACAGAGAATCCAAGCCTGTCCATGTTGGATGGACCGCAGGCTTTGACTCTTTGTCCTCCAACAGACATGAAGCAGAGGAGACGGAGACATTTAACAGGCTCCTGGAGAGCCGGCTGGCAcagatgatggaggagaagaaggaggagctcagagaggtgaaggagaagtcagagctcctgctgcagcagaacaaAGCTTTGTTCAAGGAGAAAGGCGTTCTTCAGGTCTCTCTCAGGAACTACTGCAGTGAGGTGGAGGAAGTGAAGGCCAACATGAAGAAGGACTCGCTGCAGATCCTCAGTCTCAGAAAGGTATGAGGACCTCTGATCTTTACCAAAAGCTTTTCATCATCTCTAAGCAGCTGTTGGAGGCGGAGCCAAAGGAGGGCCGTCCCACCACTGCTGGAAGTTAGAGAGTTTGTGTCTGATGACTCAAAGATggaagaagctgctgctgcttcatctcATCCCCGTTTTACACCTTCAGGACGTGGAGGAGCTGAGCaggaggctgcagctgctgaagaCGGAGGAGGGGGTCAGGACGCCACAGAGCGCGCTCCAGCTGAAGAACGCCCCCAGGTACCAGACggacctcctgctgctgcagcagatttctcTGTTTGGCCTCACAGACGATTGAGCTTCTCCAGCTGAAGTCAGAAAAGATCATAAAGTTTTAGTTTATGATTAGCCTTAGGAGAAGTTTGAGTTTAATCCATGTGTGTTAATTATTCTTTATTTCTacaatttatttacatttaaataaaacatgtttggagATGACTTTATTGGAAGAGACAGACTTTTGCTGCATCAGGACAAAAACTATCATGAAGTTCATGACAGCTGTTAGACTGACGCTCCTCCACTCTGACACTTTCTGATCCTACATCACAGAGCTCCTCTGAATGTTATTAAAAACTTAACACAATAAAAGAGCATCCAGAAAAACACTTAAGAAGATAAAAGTCCCAAACAATCAATAATGAACTTTTATGGATGTCAGAGCAGAACTCCTGGATGTTTGAACATCTGTGAAGAAGCAGGACTGCAGTCTGACAGAACATGACCAGCAGCTGGAAATGAAGACTCACCTGGACTTTAGCTTTCAGTCTGGAAGTTGTCATGTTCTTGATAACAATCCAGGTTTGTCTTCATGAACCGTGTCTTTGTTCTCTAAAAAGCTCCTTCATGACAGAGGAGCCATCTTCTCTCTGAGCTGTGAGGCTGGATGCTCCTCTGGTTCTACCTTCTAATTCTGACCTGAAGGTTCTTCAAAATGGACCTGAAGGATGAAGCAGACGTTACAGATTGTTCCAGAACCTTCTGAAAGGATCTCTGAGAGTTTCATGTCATAAAAACCAGCAGAAAAACCTCAGTCTGAACATCATCAGACTTcagtttttcctcttctctgtggAACAAACGGCTGCAGGAACTTTCCTTCCTTCACATGAAATTTTCTGCTCTGCCGTTTCAGGAAGTCTATTATCTCACCCATGAAGCATCAGCGTCAAACCCCCCCCACTGCTGCGAAGGGGggtcagcagcagagaaggactAAAGCCTGTGAGAGGAAGCAACCTCAGAACTCACAGACCCCCCCTCCTTCTGTCCAGAACTCTCACAGACCTCCACGAGCCCAGATCTACGACCAGAAGCTGTTGGAGATTCTGCAAAGACAAGACCATCAGAGTCCTTCAGGCTGACCCGGACCCCCTGCAGTCTGGTTCTGCAGTCTGGTTCTTCAAATAAATCTGCacatctgcagctgcagaccTGCCTCCTGCATCCACTCGTCTCTCATGGACAGTTCAGGCTAAAATGTTCAGAAGGTTTATTTAGTTCcaaactttccttttctttttataatcaaCATTAGAACCTCAAAGAGCAGAAGCAGAGACGCTCACAGAAAAAGACAATCAACAGTTTTTCCAGACATCCTGTTActttaaagaaacaacaaattCTACATCTGAGAAGGAGGaacaagctgctgctgcagagagcAGCTCCAAGGCCTCATGTCACCTGAATGTGTAAAGTAGTTCTTTGGTTATCTCTTAAATACAGGAGAACATgctataaaattacatttactttaaaaatgtttgtagaaaacaaacacagtaGTAGAAAAACTAAAGCAGTTTCTCATCATCACATTCCTGGGTCATCTGTGGACATACagacattttataaaacatcAAACTAAACCTTCACCTGGATGTAGTAAACTATgattattgatattattatgaTTGAGTCAAATGAACCACACTAAGCAGAGacagaaatactttaaaatggAAAAGTACTAAAAACCATCAGTCAAATCCTGCAGAAAGCTCAGAGGAAGCTGGAACCATAAAGTGATGAAGATTAAAAGAGTTTTTATGT contains the following coding sequences:
- the LOC101165787 gene encoding trichohyalin-like → MMNNKETSIFLAQIQSLEEELQRCRLPREKLRSENRLLSAQSCRLEEDRKDMEQFLPHHSAELDKQIQDMEERLKLQQLAQTPELQALKLQLHQEKLQLQERMDLLSSEVTQQAARMKEQQEELKQQEELKQQLPGVEQQLLQRRSKVQSAKLQLCSDPKQHEAEETETFNRLLESRLAQMMEEKKEELREVKEKSELLLQQNKALFKEKGVLQVSLRNYCSEVEEVKANMKKDSLQILSLRKDVEELSRRLQLLKTEEGVRTPQSALQLKNAPRKSIISPMKHQRQTPPTAAKGGQQQRRTKACERKQPQNSQTPPPSVQNSHRPPRAQIYDQKLLEILQRQDHQSPSG